The following proteins are encoded in a genomic region of Alphaproteobacteria bacterium:
- a CDS encoding acyltransferase, whose amino-acid sequence MTGTNQQKFIDRSAAQDIAKGIGITAVVYSHVWRGLVNAGISSADSLWEVVDYSFYLWHMPLFLLLAGYNVHGSLSRSSARISAWRRTKLLVPMYFFWAILQVGLKVVMSKQVNNPIGIEALLTPFYIPVAQFWFLYALLIFHLVAAALKDRYGLAFIIAIGLYLARHLAVEPYPEAANIDSAEYASLADFGVFYFLGAYAASKSWPQAIVTHRRCVIAGALSPMLFAAFLTLGISEHVPYFSIIVLPATFAAMFLVFLASQWLSKFPIGRALAALGKVSLIVFVMHIIFLAAWRVMLLKVGIVSPGIHLLSGMVAGIGIPVLIYKGLTRYNLQRLVFLP is encoded by the coding sequence ATCAGCAAAAATTCATTGACCGAAGCGCTGCTCAGGATATCGCCAAAGGCATTGGCATCACCGCCGTGGTCTATAGCCATGTCTGGCGCGGGCTAGTCAATGCGGGGATTTCTTCCGCTGACAGTCTTTGGGAGGTCGTCGATTATTCATTTTATCTTTGGCATATGCCGCTATTCCTTTTGCTGGCGGGATATAATGTGCATGGCAGCCTGAGCCGGTCGTCGGCCAGGATTTCCGCGTGGCGCCGCACCAAGCTGCTGGTGCCGATGTATTTCTTTTGGGCCATTCTTCAGGTCGGCCTTAAGGTCGTGATGTCCAAGCAGGTCAATAATCCCATCGGCATCGAAGCTTTGTTGACCCCGTTTTACATTCCCGTCGCCCAGTTCTGGTTTCTGTATGCCTTGCTGATTTTTCATCTTGTCGCCGCGGCCTTGAAGGATCGGTATGGCCTCGCCTTCATCATCGCCATCGGGCTTTATCTGGCCCGGCATCTGGCGGTGGAACCGTATCCCGAGGCCGCGAACATCGATTCCGCCGAATATGCGAGCCTCGCGGATTTCGGGGTATTTTACTTCCTGGGGGCCTATGCCGCCTCTAAATCCTGGCCTCAGGCGATCGTGACCCACAGGCGATGCGTGATCGCGGGAGCGCTTTCTCCCATGCTTTTTGCGGCATTTCTGACCCTGGGCATTTCAGAGCATGTGCCGTATTTCAGCATTATCGTCCTGCCGGCGACCTTTGCCGCGATGTTTTTGGTGTTTTTGGCGAGCCAGTGGTTAAGCAAGTTCCCCATCGGCAGGGCTTTGGCGGCATTGGGCAAGGTTTCCCTCATCGTTTTCGTCATGCATATCATCTTCCTGGCGGCATGGCGGGTTATGCTGCTGAAAGTGGGCATCGTCTCGCCGGGCATTCATTTATTGAGCGGCATGGTTGCGGGCATAGGCATCCCGGTTCTGATCTATAAGGGTCTGACTCGCTATAATTTACAAAGACTGGTTTTTTTGCCATAA